TCCGCAGCGGCTTAACGCTCACGCTCGGCGCCCTGACACCGGGGTTTGGCCGCACTCGACACGAGCAGGAAGGGCAGGAGGACGAGGAGGAACTTGAGGGGGCGCTTCATGGGGTCAGGTTACTCGCCCGGCTCACGGACACGGAGGCCTGCAAACTTGAGCGCATGGGCGACGATCAACGCCGTCTCCTGAACGGTGAATGTCGTCCTCTCATGCCCGGACCAAACTTGAACGAGGTAGTCGCCCTCTGCCGTCTCCTCGATATTGAGCAGGTTCAAGGCATTCTGGTAGACCTCCAGGTTCATCGAGTCTCGTTCGATGTCGCTCGCCACGACGAACTCCAGGCTCACCCCAACCCCCAGATGCTCGGCGGTGCCAGTTCCAGCACGTTCCCCGCCGGGTCCTCGAAGTACAGACTCTCGCCCCGGTTGCCCCAGGCGTAGCGGGTCACCTTCAGGCCGTGCCCCTCCAGCCGCGCCTGCCAGGCGTCCGTCTCCTCCCGCGCGATTCCCAGGCAGGCGTGTCCGCCCGGCTTTCCCGCGTGCGGCGGCACGTCGCCAGGTTGAAGGCTCGCCGCCGGGTCAAAGATCAACAGCATGGAGCCCTCCAGCCGGTAGAAGAGGTGCCGCCCCGCCACCTTCCCGAAAAGGCTGAGGCCCAGAACGCCCGAGTAGAACGCCTCGGCGGCCTCCAGATCGTCCACGTACAGGCAAGTTTCGAGGGCGCGCATGGGGAGAGCATAGGCTTGCGGCACATTCAGGCGGGCATTTCGAGCCCC
This genomic interval from Deinococcus aerius contains the following:
- a CDS encoding VOC family protein is translated as MRALETCLYVDDLEAAEAFYSGVLGLSLFGKVAGRHLFYRLEGSMLLIFDPAASLQPGDVPPHAGKPGGHACLGIAREETDAWQARLEGHGLKVTRYAWGNRGESLYFEDPAGNVLELAPPSIWGLG